The sequence below is a genomic window from Candidatus Hadarchaeales archaeon.
CGGTATCGCCCATTCAAGCTTTTCGATTGCGCTTTCCAGCGAGAAGGGGTACATCCAGACCACTAGTCCAGGAATGTCGAGATCAACCGGTTCTTTTTTATACAGTTCAGGTATGCTCAGCATGCATATTGTCTGGTTGAGACTCTCGATCTTTTCTCTGTTCAGATCGTGTGGTGCTACAGAGATGGCGTATCTCAGCTCAGAAGTTTCGAAGCCAAGGTCATGGAGAAGATATCCGTAAACCAGAGCCTGAACGTGATAACTCGGAAAAATCTTCGGCTTTCTGGAAAACTTGTATTCGATGAGCAGCGTGGGTTTTCTGCGCCTGAAGAGTATATAGTCCGGTCTACCTGCGATTACGCATTCCCGGTACTTTCCGAGTAGAAGCATAGAAGCCCCAACCGTTGGCTTTTGAAATATGTCTCTCCAGAGATCCTCTCTTTTTACAGGAATCATGCCGGAAAGAGTCAGTTCATGCTTTTCATCACCCTTTTCCATTTCTTGGGTCTGAATCTTCCCGTAGGTGTATTTGAGTTCCACTTTTTTCTCGCAATAAAACTGTTCTGCTATCTCCGAGGCATTCACAAAATGTAGTCCAAAGCGGAGCCTTTTTTTACTCTCTT
It includes:
- a CDS encoding PD-(D/E)XK nuclease family protein, which gives rise to MKRWKPFRRFMSLLEEAKESKKRLRFGLHFVNASEIAEQFYCEKKVELKYTYGKIQTQEMEKGDEKHELTLSGMIPVKREDLWRDIFQKPTVGASMLLLGKYRECVIAGRPDYILFRRRKPTLLIEYKFSRKPKIFPSYHVQALVYGYLLHDLGFETSELRYAISVAPHDLNREKIESLNQTICMLSIPELYKKEPVDLDIPGLVVWMYPFSLESAIEKLEWAIPFWEERRNAKPTRKAEKCGACGYREKCTKAAPIPVFSSHP